In a genomic window of Cyanobacteria bacterium GSL.Bin1:
- a CDS encoding NACHT domain-containing protein, producing the protein MAKRSLKASEVGQIKAKRAFDRTGLTQEALAYEVGLQTRQSVWKFFTGRPIERYIFIDICFFLGLEWQEITESPQQAPSATTEEVSTVANDCDDLVKVARSRSQDSILARCSQLQSSLDMSRPRPLEEVYTDLQFLTRPSNQRWLETSEVVATEEKRASFLRFSGEMVGGDRLAESTDKVFILGKPGAGKTTFLQHLATQCIQGKFRAQCVPVFLQLRHWFNQSQTEFNLLSAIAQPLQNLSLSQAQVETLLRGGNLLVLLDGLDEIPSQHVPTVVNQIQAFAQTYYQNPIFITCRISSQLYRFKGFTYVEIADFDATQIDTFAQKWFIANSGGEKAKATRFLEQLRRDNNQPLRELAVTPILLDLLCSVFAERDTFPKKRSRLYQVGLDILLSRWDEARGVQREQVYRRLSVSRKLKLLVNIATATFEKGHYAFEKNEVVRLIAADLKTLASENTEIVRLNATDGETLPNFETDPETLWRESELVLNAIALQHGLLVERAKAIYSFSHITFQEYLTALGIVARMDTVGLKEGSAALASRVHDPQWRNVIALTGSMLPEATFLLSGIQQEINHILETDSQCQAFLASLDEKVQTLKTSCQPAAARAFYFTLFQDRDLKLALAIDKNLGEELPSELALDRTLVRALSIASSLAKTPNMEEILNLEFTLDIERSFSLDETTKQSLQSLKYQLPDLEMGREKLEQWWQEKGQNWVQQFQVMMIECRGIGHDWQFTPEQQDKLQRYYQGNLFLMECLRNECQIAPEIQKESEETLLLPKKDELTRLSSIN; encoded by the coding sequence ATGGCAAAGCGATCCCTAAAAGCGTCGGAGGTGGGACAAATCAAGGCAAAACGTGCCTTTGATCGAACTGGGTTAACTCAAGAAGCCCTCGCTTATGAAGTGGGGTTACAAACCCGACAATCGGTTTGGAAATTTTTTACGGGACGACCGATCGAGCGGTATATTTTTATTGATATTTGCTTTTTTCTTGGTTTGGAATGGCAAGAGATTACCGAATCGCCACAGCAAGCGCCTTCTGCCACAACTGAGGAAGTCTCAACTGTGGCTAATGATTGCGATGATTTAGTTAAGGTTGCGCGATCGCGCTCTCAAGATTCAATATTAGCCCGTTGCAGTCAGTTGCAATCGTCTCTGGATATGAGTCGTCCTCGTCCCTTAGAAGAAGTTTATACTGATCTTCAATTTCTGACTCGACCGAGTAATCAGAGATGGCTGGAAACTTCAGAAGTGGTTGCAACCGAGGAGAAACGAGCGAGTTTTTTGCGCTTTTCCGGAGAGATGGTTGGCGGTGATCGCTTGGCGGAAAGCACTGATAAAGTCTTTATTTTAGGGAAACCCGGGGCGGGAAAAACAACTTTTTTACAGCATCTGGCGACACAATGTATTCAGGGAAAATTCCGAGCGCAATGTGTCCCAGTTTTTCTGCAACTACGACATTGGTTCAATCAATCCCAAACCGAATTTAATCTTCTCAGCGCGATCGCGCAACCCTTGCAAAATCTTTCCTTATCGCAAGCACAAGTGGAAACCTTGTTGCGAGGAGGGAATCTTTTAGTGCTACTAGATGGGTTAGATGAAATTCCGAGTCAGCACGTACCAACAGTTGTCAATCAGATTCAAGCCTTTGCTCAAACCTATTATCAAAACCCTATATTCATTACTTGTCGCATTTCCAGCCAACTATACCGATTTAAAGGCTTTACCTACGTTGAAATCGCTGATTTTGATGCAACCCAGATTGATACCTTTGCTCAGAAGTGGTTTATCGCCAATTCTGGAGGAGAGAAAGCCAAAGCAACCCGCTTTCTTGAACAATTGCGACGGGACAATAATCAGCCGTTGCGAGAACTTGCCGTAACACCAATATTATTAGATTTGCTGTGTTCAGTTTTTGCAGAGCGAGATACTTTTCCTAAAAAACGATCGCGCTTGTATCAAGTGGGTTTAGATATTTTATTGAGTCGTTGGGATGAAGCGAGAGGGGTGCAACGGGAACAAGTGTATCGCCGTTTATCCGTATCACGAAAGTTAAAACTGCTGGTCAATATTGCCACTGCAACCTTTGAAAAAGGACATTATGCGTTTGAAAAAAATGAAGTGGTGCGCTTAATTGCTGCGGATTTGAAGACTTTAGCCTCAGAGAATACAGAAATTGTCCGTTTGAATGCAACCGATGGGGAAACTTTACCAAATTTTGAGACTGATCCAGAAACTTTATGGCGAGAGAGTGAATTAGTTCTCAACGCGATCGCGCTGCAACATGGTTTACTGGTAGAACGTGCCAAAGCAATTTATTCCTTCTCTCATATCACCTTTCAAGAATACCTAACCGCCCTTGGAATTGTCGCCCGCATGGATACAGTAGGCTTAAAAGAAGGTTCAGCAGCCTTAGCCAGTCGAGTTCATGATCCGCAATGGCGCAACGTTATTGCTTTAACAGGAAGTATGCTTCCTGAGGCAACCTTTTTACTATCAGGAATTCAACAAGAAATTAATCACATTCTAGAAACGGATTCCCAATGTCAAGCCTTTCTCGCCTCTCTCGATGAAAAGGTTCAGACCTTAAAAACGTCTTGTCAACCTGCAGCAGCCAGAGCATTTTATTTTACGTTATTTCAAGATCGAGATTTAAAACTTGCTCTTGCGATCGATAAAAATTTAGGAGAAGAACTCCCCTCTGAATTAGCATTAGATCGCACATTAGTTCGGGCTTTATCTATTGCTTCGAGTTTGGCAAAAACACCAAATATGGAGGAAATTCTAAATTTAGAATTCACCCTCGATATTGAACGTTCGTTTTCTCTCGATGAAACCACAAAACAATCTTTGCAATCTCTCAAATATCAACTTCCAGACTTAGAAATGGGACGAGAAAAATTAGAGCAATGGTGGCAAGAGAAGGGTCAAAATTGGGTGCAGCAATTCCAAGTGATGATGATTGAGTGTCGTGGAATCGGTCATGATTGGCAATTTACACCAGAACAACAGGATAAATTACAGCGATATTATCAGGGGAATTTATTTTTGATGGAATGTTTGCGGAATGAGTGTCAAATTGCACCAGAAATACAAAAGGAAAGTGAGGAAACGTTACTGCTCCCTAAAAAAGATGAATTAACTCGGTTATCATCAATTAATTAA
- a CDS encoding response regulator translates to MDENASLPVILVTDDDRSTRSLLRFALEEEGYRVILADDGEQCLAEIARSLPDMILIDAVMPGIDGFECCRRARNLLGAEDIPILIVTVLDDKESVDKAFAAGATDYITKPIHWGVLRQRAQRLLAAHRTLKEARQVAKWEALFRELVRKENNQLDSPKEHLQTIMVMAQEALQADRVLIEKEGEIIAEAVDSELAKGESAALKYLSLLSQEERIVRVDDVASADLPPALKTSFNSAGVQALLRISIRVQGQIWGGLQAEQKTARSWSDVERFSDLADALAIVIENSDL, encoded by the coding sequence ATGGATGAAAATGCTTCACTCCCAGTGATTTTGGTAACGGATGATGATCGTTCTACGCGGTCACTTTTGCGGTTTGCCTTGGAAGAAGAAGGCTATCGGGTCATTTTAGCCGATGATGGGGAGCAATGTTTAGCCGAAATTGCGCGATCGCTGCCTGATATGATTCTGATTGATGCCGTGATGCCGGGGATTGATGGCTTTGAATGTTGTCGTCGCGCCCGAAACCTGCTTGGTGCGGAAGATATTCCGATTTTAATTGTGACGGTATTAGATGATAAAGAATCTGTAGATAAAGCCTTTGCTGCGGGTGCAACAGACTATATTACAAAGCCGATTCATTGGGGAGTATTACGTCAACGGGCGCAACGTTTATTAGCAGCACACCGTACCTTAAAAGAAGCCAGACAAGTGGCAAAATGGGAAGCCCTTTTCCGGGAGTTGGTGCGAAAAGAAAATAATCAGTTGGATTCCCCAAAAGAACATTTGCAGACCATAATGGTGATGGCACAGGAAGCTCTCCAAGCAGATCGGGTGCTGATAGAAAAAGAAGGAGAAATTATTGCCGAAGCGGTTGATTCAGAGTTAGCAAAGGGGGAAAGTGCTGCTCTTAAATACTTATCCTTGCTGTCTCAAGAAGAGAGAATCGTAAGAGTTGATGATGTCGCCAGCGCAGACTTACCCCCAGCCCTAAAAACTTCATTTAACAGTGCAGGTGTGCAAGCCCTGTTAAGGATTTCGATACGAGTGCAGGGGCAAATTTGGGGCGGATTACAAGCAGAACAAAAAACAGCGCGATCGTGGTCAGATGTAGAACGTTTTTCTGATTTAGCAGATGCTCTCGCGATAGTCATAGAGAACAGTGATTTATGA
- a CDS encoding DUF4351 domain-containing protein codes for MVELVPFNQTRFYREVKEEAREEEARSLVIRLLSRRFGEVPAPIKAQIEQLNLEQTESLAEALLDFSAIEDLSAWLQQ; via the coding sequence ATGGTTGAGCTAGTTCCTTTTAACCAAACACGGTTTTATCGAGAAGTGAAAGAAGAAGCCCGTGAAGAGGAGGCGCGATCGCTGGTAATACGATTATTATCCCGTCGATTTGGAGAAGTTCCTGCACCAATCAAAGCTCAAATTGAGCAGCTTAACCTTGAACAAACCGAATCTTTAGCAGAAGCCCTGCTGGATTTCAGCGCGATCGAAGATTTATCGGCTTGGTTGCAACAGTAG
- a CDS encoding Uma2 family endonuclease, which translates to MFTDLLNLPLDRDRASHGDQTLSLSGMTWEDYERLTEEDFGYRISYLNGVITIVSPSKNHERVAEVINGLIKTYCRKYQLAYFPMGATTLKNPPLAGKEPDHSFAFETDQLIPDLAVEVTYTSGGVADLEKYQSLKVKEVWFWNDNEITFYHLVNGTYQKIEESVCLPKLKADFLVTFINRGLTETPLTIEEDFYSSL; encoded by the coding sequence GTGTTCACCGATTTATTGAATCTTCCCCTCGATCGCGATCGCGCAAGTCATGGGGATCAAACTCTGAGTCTCTCTGGTATGACTTGGGAGGATTATGAAAGGTTAACTGAAGAAGATTTTGGCTATCGCATCTCTTATTTGAATGGAGTAATAACAATTGTGTCTCCCAGTAAAAATCATGAGAGGGTAGCCGAGGTGATCAATGGTTTAATTAAAACTTACTGTCGCAAGTATCAGTTAGCTTATTTTCCAATGGGGGCGACGACTTTAAAAAATCCTCCTTTAGCCGGAAAAGAACCCGATCATAGCTTTGCTTTTGAAACAGATCAATTAATTCCCGATTTAGCAGTGGAAGTTACTTATACAAGCGGTGGTGTGGCGGATTTGGAAAAGTATCAATCCTTAAAAGTCAAGGAAGTTTGGTTTTGGAACGACAATGAAATTACTTTTTATCATCTTGTTAATGGGACATATCAAAAAATAGAGGAAAGTGTTTGCTTGCCAAAACTAAAAGCTGATTTCTTGGTTACCTTTATTAATCGCGGATTAACAGAAACACCACTCACGATTGAGGAAGATTTTTATTCTTCCTTATGA
- a CDS encoding response regulator: MSTDRNKTWSFGKLEVLNRLTTPIWIFDLTQKQLRWANDATLRLWQVENLEQLLKSQDHLFPEKYDHYLCYQERLKTGEIITETREFFIKNHLLRLHCHYSQAGIELGNGAILVEVKQVESLAQEQPQGEAKGETINQENMRSPALAQECVNWDIQNAQEAREQLRAVLDAVPGLISWMDCHCRYIGVNQRLAEALNLSVHDFIGQEVGFIGNSSEFAQAIRDFAATNQREMTCEIMTQMAGAPRYYLLVARKYQNRQGIVSVGIDITALKQTQARLQTTSSRLSALIENLQAGVIVEDEFRQIALVNQQFCQMFGIDAPASALLGTDCSRSAEQSKRLFTEPEKFVEGVARLLVAQEVVAGEQLTLVDGRVFERDYIPIHVEEEYRGHLWQYRDITEHQQAKDILKSQLQRSLLLGRITREIRSSLDPQQIFQVAVEQLGQSLRVSRCNIYTYSSQPHPHLSLVAESLQQGAWSVAHLAGNIPIQGNAHAQQVLADDRAIASPNVDQDPRLQLITGLCQQMNLKSLLAVRTSYGGKPNGVISLHQTDRYRDWSEEEIELVEAVAEQVGIALAQAQLLERERQQRQALEQAKQEAEAANRAKDEFLAMMSHEIRAPLNAVLGMTGLLLDTSLDPQQKEFVDTIRSSGDALLATINDILDFSKIEAGKLELETYPFPPKSCIEEAVNILNITAEGKGITLTTAIDASVPAMIASDATRLRQVLVNLIANAIKFTDQGGVQVFAKASSFQDQTCEIEFAVQDTGIGISPEQQQRLFAPFSQAGVATARERGGTGLGLAICQRLVNAMGGQIWVTSELGEGAIFYFTIQAPIVKEAVRIESDSELNSGEETDLALSSLRVLLAEDNRVNQRVALLTLQKYGVRADVVGNGLEVLAALRRQVYDVILMDVEMPEMDGLVTTKRIRDSDFASPYIIALTAYATSEHRERCIQVGMDDYLTKPLRQAEMISALKRACGQIADASISTQGQPERIILDHEILNGIREMGGSHGNQILTQVIEEFLEDLPQQVKAIESAIAQLDAEALRKSAHSLRSSSANLGGIALSEFCAELERLAQAGEVTSGMKQLDQLYTERDQLKALLRQELANG; the protein is encoded by the coding sequence ATGAGCACTGACCGCAACAAAACTTGGAGTTTCGGAAAATTAGAAGTCCTGAACAGGTTAACGACTCCAATTTGGATTTTTGATTTGACTCAGAAGCAATTGCGGTGGGCAAATGACGCGACCCTTCGTTTATGGCAGGTTGAAAACCTAGAACAATTGCTGAAAAGCCAAGACCACCTGTTTCCAGAAAAATACGATCACTATCTTTGTTACCAAGAGCGACTCAAGACTGGAGAAATCATTACCGAGACACGGGAATTTTTCATTAAAAATCATCTCCTTCGCCTCCATTGCCACTATAGCCAAGCGGGGATTGAACTGGGAAACGGCGCAATTTTAGTAGAAGTCAAACAAGTCGAATCTTTAGCTCAAGAACAACCTCAAGGGGAAGCCAAGGGAGAAACGATCAATCAAGAAAATATGCGATCACCTGCCTTGGCGCAAGAGTGTGTCAATTGGGATATCCAAAATGCTCAAGAAGCGAGAGAGCAACTACGCGCTGTTTTGGATGCAGTACCGGGTTTGATTTCTTGGATGGACTGTCATTGCCGTTATATCGGTGTCAACCAGAGACTAGCCGAGGCATTGAACTTATCAGTCCATGATTTTATTGGGCAAGAAGTCGGCTTCATTGGCAATAGTTCAGAATTTGCACAAGCGATTCGAGACTTCGCTGCAACTAACCAGCGAGAAATGACCTGCGAAATTATGACCCAAATGGCAGGAGCACCTCGCTATTATCTTTTGGTAGCGCGCAAATACCAAAATAGGCAAGGAATTGTCTCTGTCGGAATTGATATCACTGCCTTAAAGCAAACTCAAGCGCGATTGCAGACCACCAGTTCCCGTTTGAGTGCTTTGATTGAGAACTTGCAAGCGGGAGTCATAGTGGAAGACGAGTTCCGACAGATTGCCTTGGTCAACCAGCAGTTTTGTCAAATGTTCGGAATTGACGCTCCCGCCAGTGCTTTGCTGGGAACAGATTGTTCTCGATCAGCAGAGCAATCGAAAAGATTATTTACTGAACCGGAGAAATTTGTAGAGGGGGTTGCTCGCCTCTTAGTCGCACAAGAAGTAGTGGCAGGAGAACAGTTAACCCTTGTTGACGGTCGCGTTTTTGAGCGAGATTATATTCCAATTCATGTTGAGGAAGAATATCGGGGACATCTGTGGCAGTATCGCGATATTACAGAGCATCAACAGGCAAAAGACATCTTAAAAAGCCAACTTCAACGCTCCTTACTCCTAGGACGAATCACCCGTGAAATTCGCTCTTCCCTTGATCCGCAACAGATTTTTCAAGTCGCCGTAGAGCAACTGGGTCAGTCTTTGAGAGTCAGTCGTTGCAATATCTACACTTATAGCAGCCAACCTCATCCCCATCTCTCTTTAGTGGCAGAGTCTCTACAGCAGGGAGCTTGGTCGGTTGCACACTTAGCTGGGAACATTCCCATCCAAGGCAACGCTCATGCGCAACAAGTTCTTGCTGACGATCGCGCGATCGCGTCTCCCAATGTTGATCAAGACCCCCGATTGCAGTTGATAACAGGTTTGTGTCAGCAAATGAATCTCAAGTCCCTACTCGCCGTTCGCACCTCCTATGGAGGAAAACCCAATGGAGTCATCAGTCTTCATCAGACAGATCGCTATCGGGATTGGAGTGAAGAAGAAATTGAGTTAGTTGAAGCCGTAGCCGAACAAGTGGGAATTGCCCTTGCGCAAGCCCAACTGCTGGAACGAGAACGCCAACAACGCCAAGCCTTGGAACAGGCAAAGCAGGAAGCAGAAGCAGCGAATCGTGCTAAAGATGAATTTTTAGCGATGATGAGTCATGAAATCCGTGCGCCTCTCAATGCTGTATTAGGAATGACAGGTTTGTTACTCGATACCTCTCTTGATCCACAGCAAAAAGAGTTTGTAGATACCATTCGCTCCAGTGGGGATGCGTTATTGGCGACGATTAACGATATTTTAGATTTCTCCAAAATTGAAGCGGGAAAACTGGAGCTAGAAACCTATCCTTTCCCCCCAAAATCCTGTATTGAGGAAGCGGTTAATATCCTGAATATCACCGCAGAAGGAAAAGGAATCACCCTCACCACAGCAATTGATGCCTCCGTTCCGGCAATGATTGCGTCTGATGCAACACGGTTAAGACAAGTCCTCGTTAACCTGATTGCCAATGCGATTAAATTTACGGATCAAGGGGGCGTTCAAGTTTTTGCAAAGGCAAGTTCCTTCCAAGATCAAACCTGTGAAATTGAATTTGCGGTTCAAGATACAGGAATTGGGATTTCCCCAGAACAACAGCAACGACTTTTTGCCCCCTTTAGCCAAGCTGGGGTAGCAACTGCACGAGAACGCGGGGGAACTGGCTTAGGGCTTGCCATTTGCCAACGGTTGGTTAATGCAATGGGAGGGCAAATCTGGGTTACTAGTGAATTAGGAGAGGGTGCTATCTTTTATTTCACCATTCAAGCCCCGATTGTTAAGGAAGCAGTCAGAATTGAATCTGATTCTGAACTCAATTCGGGAGAGGAAACGGATCTCGCCCTTTCTTCACTACGGGTTCTACTCGCAGAAGATAATCGAGTGAATCAGCGCGTTGCATTATTGACCTTGCAAAAATATGGGGTGAGAGCAGATGTTGTGGGGAATGGGCTAGAAGTGTTAGCTGCCTTACGTCGTCAAGTCTATGATGTGATTCTCATGGATGTGGAAATGCCAGAAATGGATGGTCTTGTCACGACAAAACGAATCAGAGACAGTGATTTCGCTTCTCCCTACATTATTGCTCTAACTGCTTATGCGACTTCAGAACATCGAGAGCGTTGCATCCAAGTCGGGATGGATGATTATTTAACAAAGCCTCTTCGTCAAGCCGAAATGATTTCCGCCTTAAAGCGAGCCTGTGGTCAGATTGCGGATGCTTCTATTTCCACGCAAGGGCAACCCGAAAGAATCATTCTAGACCATGAAATTCTCAATGGGATTCGGGAAATGGGCGGAAGTCATGGCAATCAGATTTTAACGCAAGTGATTGAGGAGTTTTTAGAAGATTTACCGCAACAAGTCAAAGCCATTGAAAGCGCGATCGCGCAACTCGATGCAGAAGCCCTCAGAAAGTCGGCTCACTCTCTCCGTTCCAGTAGTGCTAATTTAGGAGGAATCGCTTTATCAGAATTCTGTGCAGAGTTAGAACGTTTGGCTCAAGCGGGCGAAGTCACTTCTGGAATGAAACAATTAGATCAACTTTACACCGAACGCGATCAACTCAAAGCACTTTTAAGACAGGAACTTGCGAATGGATGA
- a CDS encoding glycosyltransferase, with the protein MKILHWLGDQEMGGIKTVLDSQTDSDLTQKYEIHVSSGQVYPLLQQWQPQMLVIHKASNWRWLLNLFWLRSRFRQLKIIIQEHHYCQGFEQFNVPFPNRFRLMLRFSYALVDRVVAVSHEQGRWLEANQLLSAKKLTVIPASRNLDQLLTLPLHTASFPLRLGAYGRFSSQKGFDILIRAMREIQDVPVTLKLGGIGSQEAELRQLAQGLPNVEFVGAVKDVPAFLKSLDAVVVPSRWEPWGLTCLEAKAAGKLVFVSDVDGLKEQAQDHGILLPVGDVEKWASAIAQLPHLDCQTLGQKARSSVQKAWQQHLSAWEQLFTELLSE; encoded by the coding sequence GTGAAAATTCTTCATTGGCTCGGCGATCAGGAAATGGGAGGCATCAAAACCGTTTTGGATAGCCAAACTGATTCTGATTTAACACAAAAGTATGAGATTCATGTCAGTAGCGGTCAAGTTTACCCGTTACTTCAGCAATGGCAACCTCAGATGCTAGTTATTCATAAAGCCTCGAATTGGCGGTGGCTTTTGAATTTATTCTGGCTGCGATCGCGCTTTCGGCAATTAAAAATTATTATTCAAGAACATCACTATTGCCAGGGCTTTGAACAATTTAATGTTCCTTTTCCCAACCGCTTTCGCCTGATGTTGCGTTTTTCTTATGCTTTAGTTGATCGTGTTGTTGCCGTTTCCCATGAACAAGGTCGTTGGTTAGAAGCCAATCAACTCCTTTCTGCCAAAAAACTCACTGTGATTCCCGCCAGCAGAAACTTAGATCAGTTATTAACCTTACCGTTACATACCGCTTCTTTTCCTCTACGCTTAGGCGCTTATGGTCGCTTTTCGTCTCAGAAGGGATTTGATATTTTAATTCGGGCAATGCGGGAGATTCAAGATGTACCAGTCACCCTTAAATTAGGAGGAATCGGGAGTCAGGAAGCAGAATTAAGACAGTTAGCCCAAGGATTGCCGAATGTTGAATTTGTGGGCGCGGTGAAAGATGTTCCGGCTTTTCTCAAAAGTCTTGATGCGGTTGTAGTTCCTTCGCGATGGGAACCTTGGGGCTTAACCTGTTTAGAAGCAAAAGCAGCCGGAAAGCTGGTTTTCGTCTCTGATGTGGATGGCTTAAAAGAACAAGCCCAAGACCACGGCATATTGCTTCCGGTGGGTGATGTGGAAAAGTGGGCAAGCGCGATCGCGCAACTTCCTCATCTCGATTGCCAAACTTTAGGGCAAAAAGCACGCTCATCCGTACAAAAGGCTTGGCAACAGCATCTTTCCGCTTGGGAACAACTGTTCACAGAATTACTTTCAGAATAA
- a CDS encoding O-antigen ligase domain-containing protein, with the protein MAKETLTPENFEERLIWIAIVWTYAFYLVGGLYVLGPVLAWILFFYLALKLFLQQDDLPPEKKIRIPFGVWVWIIAMLVMEVALIAGHFNFDLGMAKTIKSSIGWAKGWALMAIFPLLGCLQIRPQILYRAACVLCFQTILLFPIFFLAYLLNLPETPFVSPLQAIGGPGPEFFALSLYEIDPSSGTPRWRLFTPWAPALGFVANIYFIFALKETDPKWRWFGLVGSVMMCLISQSRLALVALVSVAMITWGLSRLTRPFLLFLIGFASTISGVFAPMMIQFADSFWEAFKAARADSTRVRNTLGRIALERWRNEAPIWGHGIVERGPHLVEYMPIGSHHSWYGLLFVKGLVGFLALAIPMVWSFLEMVVKGQASSIARVGLSIVLILFLYTFGENLEILAYLFWPGLVLLGIAFKEPLRNPFVRHHKEE; encoded by the coding sequence ATGGCTAAGGAAACCCTTACTCCAGAAAATTTTGAAGAGCGTCTAATCTGGATTGCCATTGTTTGGACGTATGCGTTTTATTTAGTAGGCGGACTGTATGTTTTAGGTCCGGTTTTAGCGTGGATTCTCTTTTTCTATCTTGCGCTCAAATTATTTTTACAACAAGATGATCTTCCCCCAGAAAAAAAGATTCGTATTCCTTTTGGGGTTTGGGTTTGGATTATCGCAATGTTGGTTATGGAAGTGGCGTTAATCGCGGGTCATTTTAATTTTGACTTGGGAATGGCAAAAACCATTAAATCTTCCATTGGTTGGGCAAAAGGATGGGCATTAATGGCAATTTTTCCGCTCTTAGGTTGCTTACAAATCCGTCCTCAAATCCTGTATCGAGCAGCTTGTGTGCTTTGTTTCCAAACCATTCTCTTGTTCCCCATCTTTTTCCTTGCCTACCTGCTGAATCTCCCTGAAACGCCCTTTGTTTCTCCCCTCCAAGCCATTGGTGGTCCTGGTCCCGAATTTTTCGCGCTTAGTTTGTATGAAATTGACCCCAGTAGCGGAACCCCCCGTTGGCGACTGTTTACCCCCTGGGCACCCGCTTTAGGATTTGTTGCCAATATCTACTTTATTTTTGCCCTGAAAGAAACCGATCCAAAATGGCGCTGGTTTGGGCTAGTTGGCAGTGTCATGATGTGTTTAATTTCTCAGTCGCGACTGGCGTTAGTGGCGTTAGTTTCTGTGGCGATGATAACGTGGGGTTTAAGCCGTCTGACGCGACCGTTTCTGCTGTTTTTAATTGGATTTGCTTCTACCATTAGCGGAGTTTTTGCCCCCATGATGATTCAATTTGCAGACAGTTTTTGGGAAGCCTTCAAAGCAGCACGGGCGGATTCCACACGGGTTCGGAACACATTGGGTCGCATTGCCTTAGAACGATGGCGGAATGAAGCGCCGATTTGGGGTCATGGCATTGTTGAACGCGGTCCCCATTTAGTGGAATATATGCCCATTGGGTCTCATCACAGTTGGTACGGTTTGCTATTTGTGAAAGGATTAGTGGGATTTTTAGCGTTAGCAATACCGATGGTGTGGAGTTTCCTAGAGATGGTCGTCAAAGGACAAGCCAGTTCCATTGCGCGGGTAGGACTCAGCATCGTTCTGATTTTATTCCTCTACACTTTTGGCGAAAATCTAGAAATTCTTGCTTATTTATTTTGGCCCGGTTTAGTTCTGCTGGGAATTGCTTTTAAAGAACCGCTACGGAATCCCTTTGTCCGTCATCATAAGGAAGAATAA
- a CDS encoding PIN domain-containing protein, with the protein MLLLDTSGLLCYLHKNEPQHKKAVQLLNQANQSLTHSYVFAELIALAQVRRFPRLPTLNFMNDLLENPDIEVIWVDESLNRKAITLLMARRDKTYSLCDAVSFILMQNHGITEALTTDRHFEQEGFQGLLIN; encoded by the coding sequence GTGTTACTTTTAGATACATCAGGTTTACTTTGCTACCTCCATAAAAATGAGCCTCAACATAAAAAGGCTGTTCAACTCTTAAATCAAGCAAATCAAAGTCTAACTCATAGCTATGTTTTTGCAGAACTGATTGCTCTTGCTCAAGTCAGACGGTTTCCACGATTACCTACTTTGAATTTTATGAATGACTTATTGGAAAACCCAGACATTGAAGTTATTTGGGTTGATGAATCATTAAATCGAAAGGCAATTACGCTATTGATGGCAAGAAGAGATAAAACTTATTCACTTTGTGATGCTGTCAGTTTTATTTTAATGCAAAACCATGGAATAACAGAAGCCTTAACAACTGATCGTCATTTTGAACAAGAAGGTTTTCAAGGTTTGTTAATTAATTGA